The following coding sequences lie in one Miscanthus floridulus cultivar M001 chromosome 9, ASM1932011v1, whole genome shotgun sequence genomic window:
- the LOC136480908 gene encoding disease resistance protein PIK6-NP-like, which yields MSVVTGALGSLGPKLLQLLHGEYKLQKGVRKQVESLSRELDSIYPFLHKVSDVPWDRLDDQVKVWACEVREGSYDMEDIIDTFLVRVDSGKNNADSSNLKLAMTKMGELFSKAKARRDIAAKIMDITKHLEEVANNRQKYKLDEIMCKPLAATSTIDPRLKAMYKEVTQLIGVDKSREELMSMLNQSQQDHDASNKKMKMVSVVGVGGLGKTTLAKAVYDKLKSQYDCGAFVSIGRDHDLVKVFKDILFHLDSENHKHIHNTERGVELLIHQLREFLKEKR from the coding sequence ATGAGTGTGGTGACGGGGGCGCTGGGAAGCCTTGGCCCCAAGCTTcttcagctgctccatggtgagtACAAGCTCCAGAAGGGTGTGAGGAAGCAAGTGGAGTCGCTCTCCCGCGAGCTGGACAGCATCTACCCTTTCCTCCACAAGGTCTCAGATGTGCCATGGGACCGGCTAGATGATCAGGTCAAGGTGTGGGCATGCGAGGTGAGGGAGGGATCCTACGATATGGAGGATATCATCGACACCTTCCTCGTTCGCGTCGACAGCGGCAAGAACAACGCCGACTCCAGCAACCTCAAACTTGCCATGACCAAGATGGGTGAGCTGTTCAGCAAGGCCAAGGCTCGCCGTGATATTGCAGCAAAGATCATGGACATAACAAAGCATCTCGAGGAGGTGGCCAACAATCGTCAGAAGTACAAACTTGATGAGATTATGTGCAAGCCACTGGCAGCAACGTCAACTATTGATCCTCGCCTTAAAGCTATGTATAAAGAAGTGACACAACTTATTGGCGTCGACAAGTCAAGAGAAGAGCTGATGTCTATGCTGAATCAATCCCAACAGGATCATGATGCCTCCAATAAGAAGATGAAGATGGTTTCAGTTGTGGGAGTTGGAGGATTGGGTAAAACCACTCTTGCCAAAGCGGTGTATGACAAGCTTAAGTCGCAGTACGACTGCGGGGCATTCGTTTCAATCGGTCGGGATCATGACTTGGTAAAAGTTTTCAAGGATATTCTCTTTCATCTTGACAGTGAAAACCATAAGCACATTCACAACACTGAGAGAGGCGTCGAGCTCCTCATTCACCAACTCCGAGAATTCCTGAAGGAAAAGAGGTAA
- the LOC136480909 gene encoding putative disease resistance protein At1g50180, protein MSVVTGALGSLAPKLLQLLHGEYKLQKGVKKQVESLSRELDSIYAFLHKVSDVPWDQLDEQVKLWAREVREASYDMEDVLDTFLVRVDGGEPTDPSRLKRAMKKMGKVLSRAKARLSIAGDIEDIKKNLEELAKRRQSGLQT, encoded by the coding sequence ATGAGTGTGGTGACGGGGGCGCTGGGAAGCCTCGCCCCCAAGCTTcttcagctgctccatggtgagtACAAGCTCCAGAAGGGCGTGAAGAAGCAAGTGGAGTCGCTCTCCCGCGAGCTGGACAGCATCTACGCTTTCCTCCACAAGGTCTCGGATGTGCCATGGGACCAGCTCGACGAGCAGGTCAAGTTGTGGGCGCGCGAGGTCAGGGAGGCATCCTACGACATGGAGGATGTCCTCGACACCTTCCTCGTTCGCGTCGATGGTGGTGAGCCTACTGACCCGAGCAGGCTCAAACGcgctatgaagaagatgggcaAGGTGCTCAGCAGGGCCAAGGCTCGCCTTAGTATTGCTGGTGACATCGAAgacatcaagaagaatcttgagGAGCTAGCTAAAAGGCGTCAGTCAGGATTACAAACTTGA
- the LOC136480911 gene encoding disease resistance protein RGA5-like — MKAMCKEVAQLIGVDKSRDELIAKLNPSQPDNVAPDKITKKVCIVGVGGLGKTTLAKAAYDNIKSQYDCAAFVSVGRDHDLVKVFKDILFDLDKKKYEKIHNTRRGVALLIREVQEFLENKRYTSATQL, encoded by the coding sequence ATGAAGGCTATGTGCAAAGAAGTGGCACAACTTATTGGTGTCGACAAGTCAAGGGACGAGCTCATAGCTAAGCTGAATCCATCCCAACCAGATAATGTTGCGCCTGACAAGATCACCAAGAAGGTTTGTATTGTAGGTGTTGGGGGACTGGGCAAAACCACTCTTGCCAAAGCGGCGTATGACAACATAAAATCGCAGTATGACTGTGCAGCTTTCGTTTCAGTTGGACGGGATCATGACTTGGTAAAAGTTTTCAAGGACATCCTCTTTGATCTTGACAAGAAAAAGTATGAGAAAATTCATAACACTAGAAGAGGTGTGGCACTCCTGATTCGTGAGGTCCAAGAATTCCTGGAGAACAAGAGGTACACATCAGCAACCCAATTGTAA